From one Actinomyces sp. Marseille-P3109 genomic stretch:
- a CDS encoding LCP family protein produces MPQFSKPRARHSSKELGRRLLRRAALSVLAVVLFVVSGAGFAWHNIQSRVAWFNVDSILSEDDRPGTKPPDSYDGRAVNLLVLGTDSRSGDNNVDGSEGSDEVSVARSDTALVMHISADRKRVDAVSIPRDTLVDIPECKSLDGETTGAEEDGQFNSAFANGAGTGNDKKAVASGATCTLKTVEKMTGIRIDDFVVVDFNGLSKVVDSLGGVNVHVDEAIDDSDYTGLTLDEGCQKLDGQTALQYARVRHGVGDGSDISRISRQQKLMNAMASKALSSNVLTKSGFLTSTLETLTTSEHIGQIGNLSGLAYSIQGVGMDKINFITMPNEAADDENRVVPSENAKKVWTALKEDKPVPAEAAAPATTDVDAAADDQAASEEGAAEPTEAEAAATPAPQTQAPQTGSSSQQPTAKPSAQTCPA; encoded by the coding sequence GTCGTCTCCGGCGCAGGCTTCGCCTGGCACAACATCCAGTCCCGAGTGGCCTGGTTCAACGTCGACAGCATCCTCTCCGAGGACGACCGCCCCGGGACGAAGCCGCCGGACAGCTACGACGGCCGAGCCGTCAACCTGCTGGTGCTGGGCACAGACTCCCGCTCCGGGGACAACAACGTGGACGGCTCGGAAGGCAGCGACGAGGTCTCCGTGGCCCGCTCGGACACGGCGCTGGTCATGCACATCTCCGCCGACCGCAAGCGCGTCGACGCCGTCTCCATCCCCCGCGACACGCTGGTGGACATCCCCGAGTGCAAGAGCCTTGACGGTGAGACCACCGGCGCTGAGGAGGACGGCCAGTTCAACTCCGCCTTCGCCAACGGTGCCGGTACCGGCAACGACAAGAAGGCCGTCGCCTCCGGAGCCACCTGCACCCTCAAGACAGTGGAGAAGATGACGGGTATCCGTATCGACGACTTCGTCGTCGTCGACTTCAACGGCCTGTCCAAGGTGGTCGACTCCCTGGGAGGAGTGAACGTGCACGTCGACGAGGCCATCGACGACTCCGACTACACCGGGCTGACGCTCGACGAGGGCTGCCAGAAGCTGGATGGACAGACCGCCCTGCAGTATGCCCGCGTCCGCCACGGCGTCGGCGACGGCTCGGACATCTCCCGTATCTCCCGCCAGCAGAAGCTCATGAACGCCATGGCCAGCAAGGCCCTGTCCTCCAACGTGCTCACTAAGTCCGGCTTCCTGACCAGTACCCTGGAGACGCTGACCACCTCGGAGCACATCGGCCAGATCGGCAACCTGTCGGGCCTGGCCTACTCCATCCAGGGCGTCGGCATGGACAAGATCAACTTCATCACCATGCCGAACGAGGCGGCGGACGACGAGAACCGGGTGGTCCCCAGCGAGAACGCCAAGAAGGTCTGGACCGCTCTCAAGGAGGACAAGCCCGTCCCGGCCGAGGCCGCAGCACCGGCGACGACGGATGTGGACGCCGCCGCGGACGACCAGGCCGCTTCGGAGGAAGGGGCCGCCGAGCCCACTGAGGCGGAGGCGGCCGCGACGCCGGCTCCGCAGACGCAGGCTCCGCAGACGGGCTCCTCCTCTCAGCAGCCCACCGCGAAGCCAAGCGCCCAGACGTGCCCCGCCTGA
- a CDS encoding LCP family protein, with product MPARRGTYPVSAQGLQSPEEPVPGGPALEPEPPRKTKRPRPPWRRILRWTVIVIVIVLALIAARVAWLWNDVSSQLHRVDALSGAADTPGETWLIVGSDARGGVIQDDTEGARADSVMLLHKAENGQTSLISLPRDTFVDIPEYGENKINAAYSFGGPKLLVQTVEKLSGLTVDHYVEVGMTGVSQMVDAVGGVDVCLDYDVADEDSGLVWDTSQGKCQTVDGTKALAYSRMRKSDPTGDVGRGLRQRAVISAVVSKAASPTTVISFSRQDALVDAGTNALTVDENAGTMSIARMVLAFRSASGDSLTGAPPIEDTAYSPEDADIGETVLLQDTTAPDFFSKLRDGKLTAADFNQS from the coding sequence ATGCCCGCTCGGCGCGGAACCTATCCCGTGAGCGCCCAGGGTCTCCAGTCCCCGGAGGAGCCGGTGCCGGGCGGGCCTGCGCTCGAGCCCGAGCCGCCCCGCAAGACGAAACGTCCCCGGCCGCCCTGGCGCCGGATCCTGCGCTGGACGGTCATCGTCATCGTCATCGTCCTGGCGCTCATCGCCGCCCGGGTCGCCTGGCTGTGGAACGACGTCTCCTCCCAGCTCCACCGCGTCGACGCCCTGTCCGGGGCGGCAGACACGCCGGGCGAGACCTGGCTCATCGTCGGGTCGGACGCACGTGGCGGTGTGATCCAGGACGACACCGAGGGTGCCCGCGCCGACTCAGTCATGCTGCTGCACAAGGCGGAGAACGGGCAGACGAGCCTGATCTCTCTGCCGCGCGACACCTTCGTGGACATCCCCGAGTACGGGGAGAACAAGATCAATGCGGCCTACTCCTTCGGCGGCCCCAAGCTGTTGGTCCAGACCGTCGAGAAGCTCTCCGGCCTGACGGTGGACCACTACGTGGAGGTCGGCATGACCGGCGTCTCGCAGATGGTCGACGCCGTCGGCGGGGTCGACGTATGCCTGGACTACGACGTCGCCGACGAGGACTCGGGGCTGGTCTGGGACACCTCCCAGGGCAAGTGCCAGACGGTGGACGGGACGAAGGCACTGGCCTACTCCCGGATGCGCAAGTCGGACCCGACCGGTGACGTCGGGCGCGGTCTGCGCCAGCGCGCCGTGATCTCCGCAGTGGTCTCCAAAGCGGCCTCACCGACCACCGTCATCTCCTTCTCCCGTCAGGACGCGCTGGTCGACGCCGGTACGAACGCTCTCACGGTGGATGAGAACGCTGGCACCATGAGCATCGCCAGGATGGTGCTGGCCTTCCGCTCGGCCTCCGGCGACAGCCTGACCGGCGCCCCGCCCATCGAGGACACGGCCTACTCCCCCGAGGACGCCGACATCGGCGAGACGGTGCTGCTGCAGGACACGACCGCGCCCGACTTCTTCTCCAAGCTGCGCGACGGGAAACTGACAGCAGCCGACTTCAACCAGTCCTGA
- the galE gene encoding UDP-glucose 4-epimerase GalE: MSILVAGGAGYIGAHVVRLLLERGEEVVVVDDLSYGTPERVTGADLVELDVASGQAPEALAEVMGSRGVTAVIHFAARKQVGESVERPAWYYQQNVGGLANMLLAMEKAGVNQMIFSSSAAVYGMPPVEVVPEDIDCHPINPYGETKLIGEWMMADAEKAWGLRWAGLRYFNVAGAGWDDLGDMATLNLIPMVLDRLSKGETPKIFGTDYPTPDGTCVRDYIHVKDLAVAHIAALDYLAGGQEMAEHVFNVGTGHGASVREVVSKVIASTGLDLASEELARRAGDPPQLIGNATRIGEVLGWRAEHDLDDIVTSSYTSWQADPNRPHFG; the protein is encoded by the coding sequence ATGAGCATTCTCGTTGCTGGAGGCGCCGGCTACATCGGCGCGCATGTGGTCCGACTTCTCCTCGAGCGCGGTGAGGAGGTCGTCGTCGTCGATGACCTCTCCTACGGAACGCCGGAGCGAGTCACGGGAGCCGACCTGGTCGAGCTCGACGTCGCCAGTGGCCAGGCCCCCGAGGCTCTTGCCGAGGTCATGGGCTCGCGCGGCGTCACCGCCGTCATTCACTTCGCGGCCCGCAAGCAGGTGGGGGAGTCCGTGGAGCGCCCCGCCTGGTACTACCAGCAGAACGTGGGCGGTCTGGCGAACATGCTGCTGGCCATGGAGAAGGCCGGTGTCAACCAGATGATCTTCTCCTCCTCGGCGGCCGTCTACGGCATGCCCCCGGTGGAGGTCGTACCCGAGGACATCGACTGCCACCCCATCAACCCCTACGGCGAGACCAAGCTCATCGGCGAGTGGATGATGGCCGACGCCGAGAAGGCCTGGGGGCTGCGCTGGGCCGGCCTGCGCTACTTCAACGTCGCCGGCGCCGGCTGGGACGACCTGGGTGACATGGCCACCCTCAACCTCATTCCCATGGTGCTCGACCGTCTCTCCAAGGGCGAGACCCCCAAGATCTTCGGCACCGACTACCCGACCCCCGACGGCACCTGCGTGCGCGACTACATCCACGTCAAGGACCTGGCCGTCGCGCACATCGCTGCCTTGGACTACCTGGCCGGCGGCCAGGAGATGGCCGAGCACGTCTTCAACGTCGGCACCGGCCACGGCGCTTCGGTGCGCGAGGTCGTTTCCAAGGTGATCGCCTCCACGGGACTGGACCTGGCCTCTGAGGAGCTCGCCCGCCGCGCCGGCGACCCGCCCCAGCTCATCGGCAACGCCACCCGCATCGGCGAGGTCCTGGGGTGGAGGGCCGAGCACGACCTGGACGACATCGTCACCTCCTCCTACACCTCCTGGCAGGCGGACCCGAACCGGCCCCACTTCGGCTGA
- a CDS encoding LysE family translocator, whose protein sequence is MRSGRSHLRDHPGPDAILELRRSLAHDVKHGAAIAPGAATGSLAWRIAAVAGVATFVTQVPTAFEILRWAGAIYLGFLGAQSITKAGKWITPGSPETLSKTVPASRAFWTGLIADLLNPKMGVFYLAVIPQFIPRGGPGVVDGAHGDRVRHRDHRLPMYAVLASSARKILTRCTVAAWMERVLGGVLVGFGVRVAVG, encoded by the coding sequence ATACGTTCCGGTCGCTCTCATCTTCGGGATCACCCCGGACCCGACGCCATACTTGAGCTTCGCAGATCACTGGCTCACGACGTCAAGCACGGAGCGGCCATTGCCCCTGGAGCAGCCACCGGCTCGCTGGCGTGGAGGATCGCGGCCGTCGCCGGCGTCGCGACATTCGTCACCCAGGTACCGACGGCTTTCGAGATTCTCCGTTGGGCGGGCGCGATCTACCTGGGGTTTCTCGGGGCGCAGTCGATCACCAAGGCAGGAAAGTGGATCACACCAGGGAGCCCTGAAACGCTATCGAAGACTGTGCCCGCGTCGAGGGCCTTTTGGACCGGCCTCATCGCGGATCTCCTCAATCCGAAGATGGGGGTCTTCTACCTCGCGGTGATCCCGCAGTTCATTCCCCGAGGCGGGCCTGGCGTGGTCGATGGCGCTCATGGCGATCGAGTTCGTCATCGCGACCATCGCCTGCCCATGTACGCGGTACTCGCGTCATCCGCGAGAAAGATCCTCACTCGGTGCACAGTCGCGGCCTGGATGGAACGAGTCCTCGGCGGCGTGCTCGTGGGCTTCGGAGTCCGCGTAGCAGTCGGGTAA
- the purE gene encoding 5-(carboxyamino)imidazole ribonucleotide mutase, with the protein MSEVSGTTVSKARPVVGIVMGSDSDWPVMGAAAEVLDEFGVAYEADVVSAHRMPTEMIDYGRAAAERGLRVIIAGAGGAAHLPGMLAAVTELPVIGVPVPLKYLDGMDSLLSIVQMPAGVPVATVSIGGARNAGLLAVRILASGEGEEATRLAAAMRAFQKDLGEVAHAKGAALRERLRG; encoded by the coding sequence ATGAGTGAGGTCAGTGGTACGACGGTGAGTAAGGCCCGGCCGGTGGTCGGCATCGTCATGGGCTCGGACTCGGACTGGCCGGTCATGGGTGCCGCCGCTGAGGTGTTAGACGAGTTCGGCGTGGCCTATGAGGCCGATGTCGTCTCCGCCCACCGCATGCCCACTGAGATGATCGACTACGGGCGCGCCGCCGCCGAGCGGGGACTGCGGGTCATCATCGCCGGCGCCGGGGGAGCGGCGCACCTGCCCGGGATGCTGGCGGCCGTCACCGAGCTGCCGGTGATCGGGGTGCCGGTGCCGTTGAAGTACCTCGACGGAATGGATTCTCTGCTCTCCATCGTGCAGATGCCCGCCGGGGTGCCGGTGGCCACCGTCTCCATCGGGGGTGCCCGCAATGCCGGACTGCTCGCGGTGCGGATCCTGGCCTCCGGAGAGGGGGAGGAGGCCACCCGGCTGGCCGCCGCCATGCGCGCCTTCCAGAAGGATCTGGGTGAGGTTGCCCATGCCAAGGGTGCCGCTCTGCGCGAGCGCCTGCGGGGCTGA